The proteins below come from a single Pararge aegeria chromosome 23, ilParAegt1.1, whole genome shotgun sequence genomic window:
- the LOC120634294 gene encoding ADP-ribosylation factor-like protein 3 — MMGLLNILKKLRSNPEKELRLLLLGLDNAGKTTLLKQLASEDVAHVTPTAGFNIKSVLSNGFKLNVWDIGGQRKIRPYWRNYFENTDILIYVVDCSDHQRLEETSLELAELLQDDKLRGVPLLVYANKQDLATALPASEVATLLGLHLIRDRTWQIQACVATDGTGVKEGMEWVCKNIPTKK, encoded by the exons ATGATG GGtctactgaatattttaaagaaactgcGTTCTAATCCTGAAAAAGAACTTCGTCTCCTACTTCTTGGACTAGATAACGCTGGTAAAACAACACTTCTAAAACAACTGGCTTCGGAAGACGTTGCTCATGTAACACCTACTGcaggttttaatattaaatccgTCCTTTCCAACGGTTTCAAGTTAAATGTATGGGATATTGGCGGTCAGAGGAAAATAAGACCTTACTGGAGGAATTACTTTGAAAATACAGACATACTT ATCTATGTAGTTGATTGCTCTGACCATCAAAGGTTGGAGGAAACCAGCCTGGAACTGGCAGAACTACTACAAGATGACAAGTTGCGTGGTGTGCCCTTACTGGTGTACGCAAATAAACAGGACTTGGCTACAG CTTTGCCAGCTAGTGAGGTGGCCACACTCCTCGGCCTGCATTTGATCAGAGATCGGACTTGGCAAATTCAGGCATGCGTCGCAACTGATGGTACCGGCGTAAAG gAGGGCATGGAGTGGGTTTGCAAGAATATTCCgactaaaaagtaa
- the LOC120634201 gene encoding H/ACA ribonucleoprotein complex subunit 2-like protein → MGKVKQEPVEQDDKGDVTIKDEPQSYDDKVEHCSVIAKPMAPKKLSKKIYKLIKKSSGHKNYIRNGLKIVQKQLRLGEKGIVFFAGDISPIEIMCHLPAVCEEKDVPYCYTPSRKDIGAAMGTMRGCIMVLIKEHEDYKELYEEIRDEIKHLGHPL, encoded by the exons atgggCAAAGTTAAACAAGAACCAGTAGAGCAGGATGACAAAGGTGATGTTACCATCAAAGATGAACCACAAAGTTACGATGACAAAGTTGAACATTGCAGTGTTATAGCAAAACCCATGGCACCAAAGAAactaagcaaaaaaatatataaactcatCAAAAAGTCCAGTGGTCACAAGAATTACATAAGGAACGGACTGAAAATTGTTCAGAAACAGCTAAGATTGGGTGAAAAAGG aattgTATTCTTTGCGGGCGACATTTCACCAATAGAAATCATGTGCCACCTACCAGCAGTATGCGAAGAGAAAGACGTCCCATACTGTTACACACCCAGCCGTAAAGACATAGGGGCTGCCATGGGTACCATGAGAGGTTGTATAATGGTGCTAATAAAAGAACATGAGGACTACAAGGAATTATATGAAGAAATAAGAGATGAAATTAAGCATCTGGGGCATCcattataa